The following proteins come from a genomic window of Salminus brasiliensis chromosome 15, fSalBra1.hap2, whole genome shotgun sequence:
- the etaa1a gene encoding ewing's tumor-associated antigen 1 — MNDRKKTRNVSSTPEQRDSEPGDVSQIVQSKSKINRLRRSPRPSQPQPRSQEGLNSGPVADFKTPTRLPKGRFRSVNTEESPNNDPELQHDIIWDPNSPATPRRGRRRATNVKLADISEIVNRIAPKSRRPEEAESSLLQWIGDSAIPCTPEVREPRPKPKSTRPNVVDDLLKLAKQFDFNMIQQDEAKQQSCEQAMDEDQELFYEESHPPAPPQNNPEAESTSLGSKKAGTNGSEDPMDDLALVQAMDDDDDDDDDDDLDLLFDGSTQQISGRLSQGWSGWSQNVAKNTQSTAQNGNHSVGKGGATVAGPTKASVATETLYNNSSLSAGVAGAPNPGASSSPFAAAALDNCRQVSSAVDFDDDWSNDDLLEDSLVFEMTQNPQLFSAPQHSSTQNQTNRSEGAKSTKDTKDTSGAYCQQASTAVKNGASQGPNQKLKSRQTFQLDSQLGHQWDEASAVLPSNRNIPLKNNQQRQVLPSSKTPAVVPLPSNSRSSDPDQWMCDLSKASGKPQEPVKVQKPSGTREVQTGTKTSLVSSPSLQPHTYTKVTKVPEEKHHQPTTEEHGLSDIADEDLDSIFASDDIWDDGEDDDDLFCEACEKVDEVTPNPVPSLETSVAKPSAKNGSVQSRTVGSSLKTVQNATANTSPKQDSMFVRPHPPNKWINSSSSSSSNSVGFSTQTPLPSQKPAVPRAEALSYSSTGAMESALENSRNSSSTLCKGPYKFTHIRNTSGTGRGAFSGGPQQQVNTRDVASSHRLADRVPDDHQFKKPYSSFSASPAVAKDVGKAVVGRCSDAEIERKRQLAMERRRLRITASQNLRAPI, encoded by the exons ATGAACGACCGAAAGAAGACGAGGAATGTCAGCTCGACCCCGGAGCAGAGGGACAGTGAGCCAGGCGACGTTTCACAAATCGTCCAAAGCAAGTCGAAaataaacagactgaggagaaGCCCAAGACCAAGCCAGCCACAGCCACGATCCCAGGAGGGCCTGAACAGTGGACCAGTAGCAG ATTTCAAAACACCCACCCGTCTGCCAAAGGGCAGATTCAGGAGCGTGAATACTGAGGAGTCTCCAAACAATGATCCAGAACTTCAGCATGACATCATCTGGGATCCCAACTCCCCGGCGACTCCCA gACGGGGGCGGAGAAGAGCTACAAATGTCAAACTGGCAGACATATCAGAAATTGTCAACCGGATAGCTCCCAAG aGCAGGAGGCCTGAAGAGGCAGAGTCTTCTTTGCTGCAATGGATTGGAGACAGTGCCATTCCGTGTACTCCAGAGGTTCGAGAACCAAGGCCCAAACCCAAATCGACCAG ACCAAACGTTGTGGACGACCTGCTGAAGCTGGCTAAGCAGTTTGACTTCAACATGATCCAGCAGGACGAGGCCAAACAGCAGAGCTGTGAGCAAGCAATGGACGAGGACCAGGAGCTGTTTTACGAAGAGAGCCACCCTCCAGCTCCACCGCAGAACAACCCCGAAGCTGAGAGCACATCGCTGGGGTCAAAGAAGGCCGGGACAAATGGCAGTGAGGATCCTATGGATGATCTGGCTCTTGTGCAGGctatggatgatgatgatgatgatgatgatgatgatgatctggaCCTGCTGTTCGATGGTTCCACGCAGCAGATCAGTGGGCGTCTCAGCCAGGGTTGGAGCGGTTGGTCTCAGAACGTggctaaaaacacccaaagtACGGCCCAGAATGGAAACCACAGTGTTGGGAAAGGTGGTGCCACAGTAGCAGGTCCTACTAAAGCATCTGTTGCCACGGAAACGCTTTACAATAACAGCAGCCTCTCTGCTGGAGTGGCCGGTGCCCCCAACCCAGGTGCCTCTAGCTCGCCGTTTGCAGCTGCAGCGCTTGACAACTGCAGACAGGTGAGCAGCGCTGTTGATTTTGATGACGACTGGAGCAACGATGATCTCCTAGAAGATTCTCTGGTGTTTGAGATGACCCAAAACCCACAGCTTTTCTCCGCACCTCAACACAGCTCCACCCAAAATCAAACGAACAGGAGCGAAGGCGCCAAGAGCACCAAGGACACCAAGGACACCAGTGGTGCTTACTGTCAGCAAGCTAGCACTGCAGTTAAGAATGGTGCATCACAAGGGCCAAACCAGAAGCTCAAAAGCAGGCAGACCTTTCAGCTGGACTCTCAGCTTGGTCACCAATGGGATGAGGCTTCGGCAGTGTTGCCTAGCAACAGGAACATACCTTTGAAGAACAATCAGCAGAGGCAGGTTCTTCCTTCCAGCAAAACTCCAGCCGTTGTTCCCCTTCCAAGCAACTCCAGATCCAGCGATCCAGATCAGTGGATGTGTGACTTGTCTAAGGCTAGTGGCAAACCACAGGAACCAGTCAAAGTGCAGAAACCATCAGGAACACGGGAAGTCCAAACTGGGACTAAAACATCATTGGTTTCTAGCCCTAGCTTGCAGCCTCATACCTACACTAAGGTCACAAAAGTCCCTGAGGAGAAGCATCACCAACCAACCACAGAGGAACATGGCCTGAGCGACATTGCAGATGAGGACCTGGACTCCATCTTTGCGTCTGACGACATCTGGGATGACGGTGAAGATGATGACGACCTGTTTTGTGAGGCGTGCGAAAAGGTGGACGAGGTCACGCCCAACCCAGTTCCATCGCTGGAAACGTCTGTTGCAAAGCCCTCAGCAAAGAACGGTAGCGTACAGAGCAGGACCGTTGGTTCCTCCCTGAAGACAGTTCAGAACGCTACTGCTAACACGTCCCCTAAACAGGACAGCATGTTTGTACGACCGCATCCACCTAATAAGTGGattaatagcagcagcagcagcagcagcaattcTGTTGGTTTTAGCACACAAACTCCATTGCCTTCACAGAAGCCTGCTGTGCCCAGAGCTGAAGCACTTAGCTACAGTAGCACTGGAGCAATGGAAAGTGCACTGGAGAACAGCAGGAACTCATCCAGCACTTTGTGTAAAGGACCTTATAAATTCACCCACATTAGAAACACATCAGGAACGGGGAGAGGAGCCTTTAGTGGTGGGCCGCAGCAGCAGGTCAACACAAGAGACGTGGCAAGTTCCCACCGGTTGGCTGACAGGGTTCCAGATGACCATCAGTTCAAAAAGCCGTACAGCAGCTTCAGCGCTTCTCCGGCTGTCGCCAAAG ATGTCGGCAAGGCGGTGGTGGGCAGGTGCAGTGATGCTGAGATCGAGAGGAAGAGGCAGCTGGCCATGGAAAGGCGGAGGCTCCGCATCACGGCCAGTCAGAACCTTCGAGCTCCGATATGA